In the Leptotrichia sp. oral taxon 847 genome, one interval contains:
- a CDS encoding histidinol-phosphatase HisJ family protein, with product MLNDYHMHFEYGSYTDEFVNPFFEQAKKMGLNEIGITEHTHGFKEFKDLYYEELILDNSEVGNFQKKWLEQKTKFVHTLDEYKDYIDSLKKRGYPVKWGIEVCNFKNQKKVQEILSKYEFDYLIVSIHFIKGWGFDFSALKHKFTDENLTQIWRDYVKEIEAVANTGYYDILGHPFNLRLFKNIPNPNEVEDLLENTAKVLKKNNMIVDVNTGTSYRYPIKEITPYEDFMKYVKEYDIPVILSSDAHYSEHVGMNIKEAAEYVKKFGIDKIVTFDKRKRSLEKI from the coding sequence ATGTTAAACGATTATCATATGCACTTTGAATACGGAAGTTATACAGATGAATTTGTAAATCCTTTTTTTGAACAGGCTAAAAAAATGGGACTTAATGAAATTGGAATAACGGAGCATACACACGGATTTAAAGAGTTTAAGGACTTGTATTATGAAGAGTTAATTTTAGATAACAGTGAAGTTGGAAATTTTCAAAAAAAATGGCTTGAACAAAAAACAAAGTTTGTTCATACACTTGACGAATACAAGGATTACATAGATTCATTAAAAAAACGAGGGTATCCTGTAAAATGGGGAATTGAAGTGTGTAATTTTAAAAATCAGAAAAAAGTTCAAGAAATTTTGTCAAAATATGAATTCGATTACTTGATAGTTTCAATCCATTTTATAAAAGGCTGGGGATTTGATTTTAGCGCATTAAAACATAAATTTACAGATGAAAATTTAACTCAAATTTGGCGTGATTATGTAAAAGAGATTGAAGCTGTGGCAAATACTGGATATTACGATATTTTAGGACATCCTTTTAATTTGAGATTATTTAAAAACATCCCAAATCCAAATGAAGTCGAAGATTTACTTGAAAATACAGCAAAAGTTTTGAAAAAAAATAATATGATTGTGGATGTGAATACGGGGACTTCTTATCGTTATCCGATAAAAGAAATTACGCCATATGAAGATTTTATGAAATATGTGAAAGAATATGATATTCCAGTGATTTTGTCAAGTGACGCCCATTACAGCGAACATGTTGGAATGAATATAAAAGAAGCGGCAGAATATGTAAAAAAATTTGGAATAGATAAAATTGTAACATTTGATAAGAGAAAAAGAAGTTTGGAAAAGATATAA
- the polA gene encoding DNA polymerase I, with protein MKKAVILDTSAIIYRSHFALMGMRNSKGLPTGATFGFINTLENVIKEFSPDYLVACLDVKREELERSDELETYKANRESMPEEIVAQLDIIMDVLDGYNIPKYKKRGQEADDVIATFATHFSKDEEPIETFIVTGDKDLAQLVNGKINIALLGKGNGKDSNFKYIRNDNDVVDYLGVTPDKIPDLFGLMGDKSDGIPGVTGIGPKNGVKLITTYQNLENLYKNIEDLKGKQKENLINDKEKAFLSRDLATVKRELEIEYDKNKLKFETKNFEKLLEIYKKMEFKKFSANLEEERKKVLNQNLKNSDKISEEEKKIQLKLQKELEEMKEKKKRILEEEAKYDRENPIYNGISSFYSNKNNSEKFDILEIKKEILQKDKDYKIVNWNEAHEMIKKMASKVSIFENIFGLSISDGSENIVLLNSDLEKILNNEKTVQINLFEKIENNDSENVFKIYEELNKKEIIAYNIKEYMKKHSNYFDVIISGKNYSFSPLRNKDTEIDYTIRGKNYFDIMIASYVLETEGENEIENIIKDELGIEIAPFETEFQKERRKRNFSELSNEIKANFLAIRGFYVYHLEKILKIELKNNGLFDVYEHLESKLIPVLAQMEENGIEIDKKYFKDFETELNEKIDKLISNIHKIANEEFNIDSSQQLGEILFEKMQIPVVKKTKTRYSTDVEVLEKIANNEELSDEKREIAKNLLEYRAFKKLLSTYIEPIPQYADKDSRIHTTFNQNGTATGRLSSANPNLQNIPVRTDDGIRIRTGFVAKDGYNLISFDYSQIELRVLAELSKDKNLIRAYQEDKDLHELTARKIFFKNEDEEISRNERSIAKVINFSILYGKTNFGLSKELNISVGDAAQYIKTYFEEYPRVRKFLDIVTKTAKLHSFVETFYGTRRYIKGIDSENKNILSQAVRMAVNTVVQGTAANIIKIVMIKLYEELKNDENIKMLLQVHDELIFEVKNGFEETYMKKIKDIMENTVKFEKVPLKANGNIAKNWGLLK; from the coding sequence TTGAAAAAAGCAGTAATATTAGATACGAGTGCAATTATTTACAGAAGCCACTTTGCACTGATGGGAATGAGAAACTCTAAAGGTCTTCCAACAGGAGCTACATTTGGATTTATCAATACATTAGAAAATGTCATAAAAGAATTTAGCCCCGACTATCTGGTTGCTTGTCTCGACGTAAAAAGAGAGGAGCTTGAAAGAAGTGATGAGCTTGAGACATACAAAGCCAATAGGGAAAGTATGCCAGAAGAAATTGTCGCACAACTGGATATTATAATGGACGTCTTGGACGGCTACAACATTCCAAAATATAAAAAAAGAGGACAGGAAGCTGACGATGTAATTGCGACATTTGCAACACATTTTTCAAAAGATGAGGAACCGATAGAAACTTTTATAGTAACAGGAGATAAAGATCTAGCTCAGCTTGTAAATGGGAAAATAAACATTGCACTACTCGGCAAAGGCAATGGTAAAGACTCGAATTTTAAATATATAAGAAATGATAACGATGTCGTCGACTATTTGGGAGTTACTCCTGATAAAATTCCTGATTTATTTGGACTTATGGGAGACAAGTCCGACGGTATTCCAGGCGTTACAGGAATTGGGCCTAAAAACGGTGTAAAACTTATAACAACTTACCAAAATTTGGAAAATCTTTATAAGAATATTGAAGATTTAAAAGGAAAACAGAAAGAAAATCTTATAAACGATAAAGAAAAAGCCTTTTTAAGTAGAGATCTTGCGACTGTAAAAAGGGAACTTGAAATAGAATATGACAAAAACAAACTAAAATTTGAGACTAAAAATTTTGAAAAACTTTTGGAAATTTACAAAAAAATGGAATTTAAGAAATTTAGTGCAAATCTAGAAGAAGAAAGAAAAAAAGTTTTAAATCAAAATTTAAAAAATTCTGATAAAATCAGTGAAGAAGAAAAAAAAATTCAGCTTAAATTACAAAAAGAACTTGAAGAAATGAAAGAAAAGAAAAAAAGAATTTTGGAAGAAGAAGCTAAATATGACAGAGAAAATCCTATTTACAATGGAATTTCAAGTTTTTATTCAAATAAAAATAATTCAGAAAAATTTGATATTTTGGAAATAAAAAAAGAAATTTTACAAAAAGATAAAGACTACAAAATTGTGAATTGGAATGAAGCTCACGAAATGATAAAAAAAATGGCAAGTAAAGTTTCTATTTTTGAAAATATATTTGGACTTTCAATTTCTGACGGAAGCGAAAATATTGTTCTTTTAAACAGCGATTTGGAGAAGATTTTAAATAACGAAAAAACTGTTCAAATTAATTTGTTTGAAAAAATAGAGAATAACGATTCTGAAAATGTTTTTAAAATTTATGAAGAGCTAAATAAAAAAGAAATTATCGCTTACAATATAAAAGAATATATGAAAAAGCACTCAAATTATTTTGATGTCATTATTTCTGGAAAAAATTATTCTTTTTCGCCTTTAAGGAATAAAGATACTGAAATTGACTACACAATTCGAGGTAAAAATTATTTTGATATTATGATCGCTTCGTATGTCCTTGAAACTGAAGGGGAAAATGAAATTGAAAATATTATAAAAGATGAGCTGGGAATTGAAATTGCACCATTTGAAACTGAATTTCAAAAAGAGAGAAGAAAAAGAAATTTTAGTGAACTGAGCAATGAAATAAAAGCTAATTTTTTAGCAATTCGTGGATTTTACGTCTATCATCTTGAAAAGATATTAAAAATTGAACTTAAAAATAACGGCTTATTTGATGTGTACGAACATTTGGAAAGTAAGCTAATTCCCGTACTTGCACAAATGGAAGAAAATGGAATTGAAATTGATAAAAAATATTTTAAAGATTTTGAAACTGAGTTAAACGAAAAAATTGATAAATTGATTTCAAATATTCACAAGATCGCAAATGAAGAATTTAACATAGATTCTTCGCAACAGCTAGGAGAAATCTTATTTGAAAAAATGCAAATTCCAGTCGTGAAAAAGACAAAGACGAGATATTCAACCGATGTTGAAGTTTTGGAGAAAATTGCAAATAATGAAGAACTAAGCGATGAAAAACGAGAAATTGCAAAAAATTTGCTGGAATACAGAGCGTTTAAAAAGCTACTTTCAACTTACATTGAGCCAATTCCGCAATATGCCGACAAAGACAGCCGCATTCACACGACTTTTAACCAAAATGGAACCGCAACTGGAAGATTGTCTTCAGCTAATCCAAATTTACAAAATATTCCTGTGAGAACCGATGATGGAATTAGAATCAGAACTGGATTTGTTGCAAAAGATGGATATAATTTAATTTCGTTTGACTATTCCCAAATTGAGCTACGAGTGCTTGCTGAACTTTCAAAAGACAAAAATTTAATTCGTGCTTATCAAGAAGATAAAGATTTGCATGAATTAACCGCACGGAAAATATTCTTTAAAAATGAAGATGAAGAAATTTCAAGAAATGAGAGAAGTATCGCAAAAGTCATTAATTTTAGCATTCTTTACGGAAAAACCAACTTTGGATTATCCAAAGAGCTCAATATTTCAGTAGGAGATGCCGCTCAATATATAAAAACTTATTTTGAAGAATATCCAAGAGTAAGAAAATTTTTGGACATTGTAACCAAAACCGCTAAACTTCATAGTTTTGTAGAAACATTTTACGGAACGAGAAGATACATAAAAGGAATTGACTCAGAAAATAAAAATATCTTATCGCAAGCGGTTAGAATGGCTGTAAATACAGTTGTTCAAGGAACTGCGGCAAATATCATAAAAATTGTCATGATAAAACTTTATGAAGAGTTGAAAAACGATGAAAATATAAAAATGCTGCTGCAAGTTCACGATGAATTAATTTTTGAAGTAAAAAACGGATTTGAAGAAACTTATATGAAAAAAATTAAAGATATTATGGAAAACACAGTAAAATTTGAAAAAGTGCCGTTAAAAGCAAACGGTAATATTGCTAAAAATTGGGGACTTTTGAAATAA
- a CDS encoding helix-turn-helix domain-containing GNAT family N-acetyltransferase, translating to MEYEKKKIETMRNFNFYYINIIKNFYKDIVNYDFSLNEYRILNEINNLRDCTSKKICRNLYLESNFVNRTLRKFQKFNLVKKKLSLLDKRLYYFDLTKEGKNKLKNFNKMSDKKTKEIFSNLDIYDRERLVKDMSSIKMILDVDEKINLENIFIRDTLMYGDISYLIYIYSLIYIQKYNFPLSFEANIVNSFSNFFKTYDEKSDKIWIVEYNNEIIGFSCIMVNDYKDAELRWFILHPNYRAKELEKLLLTKTLEFCYKKRFEKIFTYVSDDLENEIKFYEKIGFKKTEDFKNNPLRKNIKMIKLEMEI from the coding sequence ATGGAATACGAAAAAAAGAAAATTGAAACTATGAGAAATTTTAATTTTTATTACATCAATATTATAAAAAATTTCTATAAAGATATTGTAAATTATGATTTTTCTTTAAATGAATATCGAATATTAAATGAAATTAATAATTTAAGAGATTGCACTTCCAAAAAAATTTGCAGGAACTTATATTTGGAAAGCAATTTTGTAAACAGGACTTTGAGAAAATTTCAAAAATTTAACTTGGTTAAAAAGAAATTGTCGCTTTTAGATAAAAGGCTTTATTATTTCGATTTGACTAAAGAAGGAAAAAATAAATTAAAAAATTTTAACAAAATGTCTGACAAAAAAACTAAAGAAATATTTTCTAATTTGGATATTTATGATCGTGAAAGACTTGTAAAAGATATGTCTTCGATAAAAATGATTTTGGATGTGGACGAAAAAATTAACTTGGAAAATATTTTTATTAGAGATACTTTGATGTACGGTGATATAAGTTATTTAATTTATATTTATAGCTTAATTTACATCCAAAAGTATAATTTTCCGCTGTCGTTTGAAGCAAATATTGTTAATTCTTTTTCAAATTTTTTTAAAACTTATGACGAAAAAAGTGACAAAATCTGGATTGTCGAATATAATAACGAAATTATTGGATTTTCCTGTATTATGGTAAACGATTACAAAGATGCTGAACTCAGATGGTTTATTTTGCACCCGAATTACCGTGCAAAAGAGTTAGAAAAATTACTTCTCACTAAGACTCTGGAATTTTGTTACAAAAAGAGATTTGAGAAAATTTTTACTTATGTTTCAGACGATTTGGAAAATGAGATAAAATTTTATGAAAAAATTGGATTTAAAAAGACAGAAGATTTTAAAAATAATCCACTTAGAAAAAATATTAAAATGATTAAACTAGAAATGGAAATTTAG
- the pnp gene encoding polyribonucleotide nucleotidyltransferase, with translation MFDEKICEFNLGRQKIKISTGKIARQAGGSVVISCGGTVLLVTATRSKDVKEGQDFFPLTVDYIEKFYASGKFPGGFIKRETKPGTDEILISRLIDRPIRPLFPEGFLNAVHIVITVISYDEINFPENLATIGVSMALGLSDIPFAGEVAGVTVGYIDGEYILNPTAEELLESEIQLSVAGTKEAVTMVEAGAREVSEEVMLEAIMFGHEKIKEICLEQEKFLSQFDVKKYEFEKKEVPSEIKQFVDSFENEVENAIMTPGKLEKYEAIDNLEAELFEKYLEKLENEGNEDLQDKEALKDLEKAFKGYYRDVEKKLVRNAILYKKYRADGRTTTQIRPLDVEIDTLPVPHGSALFTRGETQALVVATLGSKEDEQIIDGMEDESRKKFFLHYNFPPYSVGEAGFMRAPGRRELGHGNLAERALKYVMPDEETFPYTVRLVSEITESNGSSSQATICGGSLALMAAGVPIKSTVAGIAMGLIKEGETFTVLTDIQGLEDHLGDMDFKVAGTRNGITAIQMDIKIEGITREIMEIALKQALDGRMFIIDKMEQVISKPRPEVAKNAPKIEIFKINPDKIAGLIGPGGKNIRAIIDETGVSIDIEDDGKVSIFGNDTEKMARALELVKLQTQSVELNEVYEGKVTKIMKFGAFVEILPGKEGLLHISEISDKRIAKTEDALKEGDIVRVKVISIENEDKFNLSIKALNN, from the coding sequence ATGTTTGACGAAAAAATATGTGAATTTAATTTAGGAAGACAAAAAATAAAAATAAGTACAGGAAAAATAGCTAGACAAGCAGGAGGTTCTGTTGTGATAAGTTGCGGCGGAACTGTACTTTTGGTTACGGCGACAAGAAGTAAAGATGTGAAAGAGGGACAGGATTTTTTTCCACTTACTGTGGATTACATTGAAAAGTTTTACGCTTCCGGAAAATTTCCGGGTGGATTTATAAAAAGAGAAACTAAACCAGGAACTGATGAAATCTTGATTTCAAGACTTATTGACAGACCGATTAGACCGCTGTTTCCAGAAGGATTTTTAAATGCAGTGCACATTGTAATTACGGTTATTTCTTATGATGAAATTAATTTTCCAGAAAATTTGGCGACTATTGGAGTGTCAATGGCGCTAGGATTGTCAGATATACCGTTTGCGGGAGAAGTCGCTGGAGTTACAGTCGGATACATTGATGGAGAATATATTTTAAATCCAACTGCTGAAGAACTTTTGGAAAGCGAAATTCAACTTTCTGTTGCAGGAACTAAAGAAGCGGTAACAATGGTAGAAGCAGGTGCAAGAGAAGTTAGTGAAGAAGTGATGTTAGAAGCGATAATGTTTGGACACGAAAAAATTAAAGAAATTTGTCTTGAACAAGAAAAATTTTTGTCTCAATTTGATGTGAAAAAATACGAATTTGAGAAAAAAGAAGTTCCATCTGAAATAAAACAATTTGTTGACTCATTTGAAAATGAAGTGGAAAATGCGATTATGACTCCTGGAAAATTGGAAAAATATGAAGCAATTGACAATTTGGAAGCTGAATTGTTTGAAAAGTATTTAGAAAAATTGGAAAATGAAGGAAATGAAGATTTGCAAGATAAGGAAGCTTTGAAAGATTTGGAAAAAGCTTTTAAAGGGTACTATAGAGATGTTGAGAAAAAGTTGGTAAGAAATGCTATTTTGTATAAAAAGTATAGAGCAGATGGAAGAACTACAACACAGATTAGACCGCTTGATGTAGAAATTGACACACTTCCTGTGCCACATGGTTCAGCTTTGTTTACAAGAGGAGAAACACAGGCACTTGTTGTTGCAACACTTGGAAGTAAAGAAGATGAACAAATTATAGACGGAATGGAAGATGAAAGTAGAAAAAAATTTTTCTTACATTACAATTTCCCACCGTATTCAGTTGGAGAAGCAGGGTTTATGAGAGCACCTGGCCGTCGTGAATTAGGACACGGAAACTTGGCTGAAAGAGCACTAAAATATGTGATGCCAGATGAAGAAACGTTTCCTTACACAGTGAGATTAGTTTCAGAAATTACAGAATCTAATGGTTCATCTTCGCAAGCAACTATTTGCGGCGGTTCACTTGCACTGATGGCAGCTGGTGTTCCAATTAAATCAACGGTTGCAGGAATTGCGATGGGACTTATAAAAGAGGGGGAAACATTTACTGTATTAACTGATATTCAAGGTTTGGAAGACCATTTGGGAGATATGGACTTTAAAGTTGCCGGAACTAGAAATGGGATTACGGCAATTCAAATGGATATAAAAATCGAAGGAATTACTAGAGAAATAATGGAAATCGCGCTAAAACAAGCTTTGGATGGAAGAATGTTCATTATTGATAAGATGGAGCAGGTGATTTCCAAACCAAGACCAGAAGTTGCTAAAAATGCTCCAAAAATAGAAATATTTAAAATTAATCCTGATAAAATTGCAGGACTTATTGGACCTGGTGGGAAAAATATAAGAGCGATTATTGATGAAACTGGAGTTTCTATTGATATTGAAGATGATGGAAAAGTATCAATTTTTGGAAATGATACTGAAAAAATGGCAAGAGCTTTAGAACTTGTCAAACTTCAAACTCAGTCAGTTGAATTAAACGAGGTTTACGAAGGAAAAGTTACAAAGATTATGAAATTTGGAGCTTTTGTGGAAATTTTGCCAGGTAAAGAAGGACTTCTTCATATTTCTGAAATAAGTGATAAAAGAATTGCTAAAACAGAAGATGCGTTAAAAGAGGGAGATATTGTAAGAGTAAAAGTAATTTCGATTGAAAATGAAGATAAATTTAATTTGAGTATCAAAGCATTAAATAATTAA
- the pgsA gene encoding CDP-diacylglycerol--glycerol-3-phosphate 3-phosphatidyltransferase, which translates to MNLPNKLATLRIILVVPFVIILTLALNSESQVFEITMRIFATIIFAGASITDYYDGKIARKYNLITNLGKLLDPLADKILVISALVTLTKFDKISLWLVLIIIFRELLITGLRSIVAAEGVVIAAGNLGKWKTFVQMVVLIIIILFPLDSKLNNILLLIPVILTVVSGAEYLLKCKKILNK; encoded by the coding sequence ATGAATTTACCTAATAAATTGGCAACACTAAGAATAATTTTAGTTGTTCCTTTTGTCATAATTTTGACATTGGCACTAAATTCTGAAAGTCAAGTATTTGAAATAACTATGAGAATTTTTGCCACAATCATTTTTGCAGGAGCATCAATCACGGATTATTATGACGGAAAGATTGCCAGAAAGTATAATTTAATAACAAATTTAGGAAAACTTTTGGATCCACTTGCTGATAAAATTCTTGTGATTTCAGCGTTAGTAACACTTACAAAGTTTGATAAAATAAGTCTTTGGCTTGTACTTATAATTATTTTTAGGGAACTTTTAATCACTGGTCTTCGTTCGATTGTTGCCGCAGAAGGTGTCGTGATTGCTGCAGGAAATTTGGGAAAATGGAAAACATTTGTTCAGATGGTTGTTTTAATAATTATAATTTTATTTCCACTGGACTCAAAATTAAACAATATATTACTTTTAATTCCTGTTATTTTAACAGTGGTTTCAGGAGCGGAATATCTTTTGAAATGTAAAAAAATTTTAAATAAATAA
- a CDS encoding YggT family protein, whose product MNFFLITAIISRLLDVYETVIVLKVLGSWIDPFNNMAFFRIIRKISEPYLKLFRINIPIGAMNIDFSAIIGIMVLEAIKRLFELSF is encoded by the coding sequence TTGAATTTTTTTTTGATTACTGCGATAATTAGTAGATTGTTAGATGTTTACGAAACTGTTATTGTTCTTAAAGTTTTGGGGTCTTGGATCGATCCCTTTAACAATATGGCATTTTTTAGAATTATAAGAAAAATTTCCGAACCATATCTTAAATTGTTTAGGATAAATATTCCAATCGGAGCGATGAACATTGATTTTTCAGCGATTATAGGGATAATGGTTTTGGAAGCAATAAAAAGGCTTTTTGAGTTGTCTTTTTAG
- a CDS encoding UTRA domain-containing protein, with amino-acid sequence MLRKYKKVYLDIREKITDGTFKSGEFLKSEMELAKSYSYSKDTIRRALSMLEMDGYIQKIKGKNSLVLEYGRFKNSLSNLQTSEELNRIEKIDIKTNLISLYVVQGENEIMKIFGVDDKVDFYKAIRNRVLDGEALEYEVAYFDRRIVRFLNKEIAQSSIYNYLENELQLKISHSRREIKFRNATEEEKKYMDLGKYNMVVAIENRTYLSNGTLFQYGVTSYKPDKFIFSTVAKR; translated from the coding sequence TTGCTAAGAAAATACAAAAAAGTCTATTTGGATATAAGAGAAAAGATTACAGACGGGACTTTTAAGTCTGGGGAATTTTTAAAAAGTGAAATGGAGCTTGCAAAAAGTTATTCATATTCCAAAGATACCATAAGAAGAGCACTTTCAATGTTAGAAATGGACGGTTATATTCAAAAAATAAAAGGGAAAAATTCTCTTGTTTTAGAGTATGGACGTTTTAAAAATAGTTTGTCGAATTTACAGACTTCAGAAGAATTGAATAGAATTGAAAAAATTGATATTAAGACAAACCTTATAAGCCTTTATGTCGTGCAGGGTGAAAACGAAATTATGAAAATATTTGGAGTGGATGATAAAGTTGATTTTTACAAAGCCATAAGAAACAGAGTTTTGGATGGCGAAGCCTTGGAGTATGAAGTCGCATATTTTGACAGAAGAATAGTACGATTTTTAAATAAAGAAATTGCACAAAGTTCTATTTACAATTATTTGGAGAATGAATTGCAATTAAAAATTTCACATTCCAGAAGAGAGATAAAATTTCGTAATGCAACCGAAGAAGAAAAAAAATATATGGATTTGGGAAAATACAATATGGTCGTTGCAATAGAAAATCGCACGTATCTTTCAAATGGGACATTGTTTCAATATGGCGTAACTTCTTATAAGCCGGATAAATTTATATTTTCTACAGTAGCAAAGAGGTAA
- a CDS encoding PepSY domain-containing protein, whose amino-acid sequence MKKIFSMFIIFLSIFSLNFSKPSIFTKKEIEPIKAKKIALSKVPGATFANVLEFEKENDFYKGEIKYRNVTYNFRINSNGKIVEWKENETQEKMEETN is encoded by the coding sequence ATGAAAAAAATTTTTAGTATGTTTATAATATTTTTATCTATTTTTTCGTTAAATTTTTCAAAACCAAGTATTTTTACCAAAAAGGAAATAGAGCCAATAAAAGCAAAAAAAATAGCACTTTCAAAAGTTCCAGGTGCAACATTTGCAAATGTTTTGGAATTTGAAAAAGAAAATGACTTTTACAAAGGTGAAATAAAATATCGTAACGTAACTTATAATTTTAGAATAAACTCTAATGGCAAAATTGTTGAGTGGAAAGAAAATGAGACACAGGAAAAAATGGAAGAAACAAATTAA